One genomic window of Diospyros lotus cultivar Yz01 chromosome 8, ASM1463336v1, whole genome shotgun sequence includes the following:
- the LOC127808104 gene encoding probable inactive poly [ADP-ribose] polymerase SRO1 isoform X1 yields the protein MASNSKGKALVRPEGAGDKAGVHASSKKSAAEAAAASIPVSKVKCEYDCSDTRFLIENSSNFKRSGPPVRLMGYVDESWDDFPFQVVNSVRKGFVEGMPVVEVGIGGVRYLFDLYRMLHVDLESGSWRSIAWIDVHGKCFFPKTFVGAPEGVRNVTGERRIEVVGVSKSPDVEILNVNAANDLANSEILKIEIGIKIADNWDFSKKKRVCVEIGPEEDEKLITEGHSVNENFLGVKRLRIATNDVEVESPKWPKAKKLVEGARAYNRVRNLFLSGIGDFEPFITITAIHQWLTGPAECARCKVFYKQTEITKASRGDAKLSYAWYGTSAKGVENVLSHGFGMPSRVPASEIHGIGIYLSALSFPLFSGRLSEDDNGEKHVILCEVILGKCEKVQAGSSQLYPSSKDFDTGVDDLKNPKWYVVWCANMNTHIVPYCVVSYRSFFSQPGFLAELVFKLGASLSSERMQEVQNLCSAYKDGKVTEETFVAQLQSVVGKQMLVSAIRGISG from the exons ATGGCATCGAACTCCAAGGGGAAGGCATTGGTGAGGCCGGAGGGCGCCGGAGATAAGGCTGGGGTTCACGCTTCCAGCAAGAAGTCGGCAGCGGAGGCGGCAGCGGCGTCGATCCCTGTGAGTAAGGTTAAGTGTGAGTATGATTGTTCCGATACTAGGTTTTTAATTGAGAACTCCTCGAATTTCAAGCGAAGTGGTCCGCCGGTTCGCTTGATGGGCTACGTGGATGAATCGTGGGATGATTTTCCCTTCCAAGTGGTGAATTCAGTACGGAAGGGGTTCGTGGAGGGGATGCCGGTCGTGGAGGTCGGAATTGGGGGGGTTCGGTACTTGTTTGATTTGTATCGCATGTTGCATGTTGATTTGGAGAGTGGGAGTTGGAGGTCGATCGCTTGGATTGATGTTCACGGCAAATGTTTCTTCCCGAAAACCTTTGTCGGTGCCCCCGAAGGGGTTAGAAATGTTACCGGTGAACGGAGGATTGAGGTCGTGGGTGTTTCCAAAAGTCCCGATGTTGAGATTTTGAATGTTAATGCTGCCAATGACTTGGCTAATTCTGAGATTCTCAAGATTGAGATTGGGATTAAAATCGCAGATAACTGGGATTTCTCTAAGAAGAAGAGAGTGTGTGTGGAGATAGGGCCTGAAGAGGATGAAAAACTGATAACCGAAGGTCACTCCGTGAATGAAAACTTCCTTGGAGTGAAGAGGTTGCGAATTGCTACGAACGACGTGGAAGTAGAATCGCCGAAGTGGCCAAAGGCGAAGAAGCTTGTAGAAGGGGCGAGAGCTTATAATCGTGTGAGGAACTTGTTTCTTTCTGGGATAGGGGATTTTGAACCCTTCATTACGATCACTGCAATTCATCAGTGGCTCACGGGTCCGGCAGAGTGTGCCCGATGTAAAGTTTTCTATAAGCAGACGGAGATCACTAAGGCTTCCAGGGGGGACGCCAAACTCTCATACGCTTGGTACGGGACATCGGCCAAGGGTGTGGAGAACGTTTTAAGTCACGGATTTGGGATGCCCAGTAGGGTTCCTGCTTCTGAAATTCATGGAATTGGAATCTACTTGTCTGCGCTGTCCTTCCCTCTTTTTAG TGGTAGGTTATCAGAGGATGACAACGGCGAGAAGCATGTTATCTTGTGCGAAGTTATATTGGGCAAATGTGAGAAAGTTCAAGCTGGTTCCTCTCAGCTATATCCTTCCAGTAAAGACTTTGATACTGGTGTGGATGATCTTAAGAATCCCAAGTGGTATGTGGTGTGGTGTGCTAACATGAATACTCACATTGTTCCCTATTGTGTTGTGAGTTACAGGTCTTTTTTTTCTCAGCCAG GTTTTCTTGCAGAGCTAGTCTTCAAGTTGGGGGCTTCTCTTTCTTCTGAGAGAATGCAGGAAGTTCAAAATTTATGCAGTGCATACAAG GATGGGAAAGTGACTGAAGAGACTTTTGTGGCACAGCTGCAGTCAGTTGTTGGGAAACAAATGCTGGTTTCAGCAATTCGAGGGATTTCAGGCTGA
- the LOC127808104 gene encoding probable inactive poly [ADP-ribose] polymerase SRO1 isoform X2, whose translation MASNSKGKALVRPEGAGDKAGVHASSKKSAAEAAAASIPVSKVKCEYDCSDTRFLIENSSNFKRSGPPVRLMGYVDESWDDFPFQVVNSVRKGFVEGMPVVEVGIGGVRYLFDLYRMLHVDLESGSWRSIAWIDVHGKCFFPKTFVGAPEGVRNVTGERRIEVVGVSKSPDVEILNVNAANDLANSEILKIEIGIKIADNWDFSKKKRVCVEIGPEEDEKLITEGHSVNENFLGVKRLRIATNDVEVESPKWPKAKKLVEGARAYNRVRNLFLSGIGDFEPFITITAIHQWLTGPAECARCKVFYKQTEITKASRGDAKLSYAWYGTSAKGVENVLSHGFGMPSRVPASEIHGIGIYLSALSFPLFSGRLSEDDNGEKHVILCEVILGKCEKVQAGSSQLYPSSKDFDTGVDDLKNPKWFSCRASLQVGGFSFF comes from the exons ATGGCATCGAACTCCAAGGGGAAGGCATTGGTGAGGCCGGAGGGCGCCGGAGATAAGGCTGGGGTTCACGCTTCCAGCAAGAAGTCGGCAGCGGAGGCGGCAGCGGCGTCGATCCCTGTGAGTAAGGTTAAGTGTGAGTATGATTGTTCCGATACTAGGTTTTTAATTGAGAACTCCTCGAATTTCAAGCGAAGTGGTCCGCCGGTTCGCTTGATGGGCTACGTGGATGAATCGTGGGATGATTTTCCCTTCCAAGTGGTGAATTCAGTACGGAAGGGGTTCGTGGAGGGGATGCCGGTCGTGGAGGTCGGAATTGGGGGGGTTCGGTACTTGTTTGATTTGTATCGCATGTTGCATGTTGATTTGGAGAGTGGGAGTTGGAGGTCGATCGCTTGGATTGATGTTCACGGCAAATGTTTCTTCCCGAAAACCTTTGTCGGTGCCCCCGAAGGGGTTAGAAATGTTACCGGTGAACGGAGGATTGAGGTCGTGGGTGTTTCCAAAAGTCCCGATGTTGAGATTTTGAATGTTAATGCTGCCAATGACTTGGCTAATTCTGAGATTCTCAAGATTGAGATTGGGATTAAAATCGCAGATAACTGGGATTTCTCTAAGAAGAAGAGAGTGTGTGTGGAGATAGGGCCTGAAGAGGATGAAAAACTGATAACCGAAGGTCACTCCGTGAATGAAAACTTCCTTGGAGTGAAGAGGTTGCGAATTGCTACGAACGACGTGGAAGTAGAATCGCCGAAGTGGCCAAAGGCGAAGAAGCTTGTAGAAGGGGCGAGAGCTTATAATCGTGTGAGGAACTTGTTTCTTTCTGGGATAGGGGATTTTGAACCCTTCATTACGATCACTGCAATTCATCAGTGGCTCACGGGTCCGGCAGAGTGTGCCCGATGTAAAGTTTTCTATAAGCAGACGGAGATCACTAAGGCTTCCAGGGGGGACGCCAAACTCTCATACGCTTGGTACGGGACATCGGCCAAGGGTGTGGAGAACGTTTTAAGTCACGGATTTGGGATGCCCAGTAGGGTTCCTGCTTCTGAAATTCATGGAATTGGAATCTACTTGTCTGCGCTGTCCTTCCCTCTTTTTAG TGGTAGGTTATCAGAGGATGACAACGGCGAGAAGCATGTTATCTTGTGCGAAGTTATATTGGGCAAATGTGAGAAAGTTCAAGCTGGTTCCTCTCAGCTATATCCTTCCAGTAAAGACTTTGATACTGGTGTGGATGATCTTAAGAATCCCAAGTG GTTTTCTTGCAGAGCTAGTCTTCAAGTTGGGGGCTTCTCTTTCTTCTGA